Proteins from one Bactrocera neohumeralis isolate Rockhampton chromosome 3, APGP_CSIRO_Bneo_wtdbg2-racon-allhic-juicebox.fasta_v2, whole genome shotgun sequence genomic window:
- the LOC126753042 gene encoding uncharacterized protein LOC126753042, which translates to MEISWKYCWLGLITLVISSRLVDTFTKFTNIDCKAFDKSFADFNSCRLHVPKRGEIALSLHVQLLQIPVNNVSINLSFFKKASGYRPFLYNVTVDFCDFMANRKRYPFLNICHGVILKDSNINHTCPFNHDIIVKNLVLRDDMFGRMPVPAGDYMFKLMVGAYNEWKADVKTYFSIKLNE; encoded by the exons ATGGAGATCTCATGGAAGTATTGTTGGCTCGGGTTAATAACATTGGTGATTTCAAGCCGTTTAGTAGACACTTTTACGAAATTTACCAACATCGACTGCAAAGCGTTCGACAAATCTTTCGCCGATTTCAATAGTTGTCGCCTGCATGTGCCGAAACGGGGAGAGATCGCATTATCCTTGCATGTGCAGCTCCTCCAGATACCAGTTAATAATGTCAGT ATAAACCTTTCATTTTTCAAGAAAGCCAGTGGTTATCGCCCCTTTCTATACAATGTTACCGtcgatttttgtgattttatggCGAACAGAAAACGTTATCCTTTTCTAAATATATGCCATGGTGTTATTCTGAAGGACTCGAACATTAATCACACCTGCCCTTTCAAC CATGACATAATCGTTAAAAATCTAGTTCTGCGGGACGATATGTTCGGACGAATGCCGGTGCCAGCGGGAGATTATATGTTTAAGTTAATGGTGGGCGCCTACAATGAATGGAAAGCTGATGTGAAAACTTACTTCTCAATAAAACTCAATGAATAG